Below is a genomic region from Neisseria zoodegmatis.
ATAAGATAGCCAAACGAGCGAGCAGCGCACAACGCAGAAATGCGCCGCAGATGGGGGTTTTGCAAAGGTCTCGGGATGTCAGGTTCAAATCATGGGCAAAGCGCACAATATGGGCAAGGTTTGCCCCTTTGAGCGACAACGAATACTTCTGCCGCAGCGTTCTCAAATCGGTTTGGCAGCCGTGATAACCCAAAACAGCTGCCAAATATGCCAACCTTCATTCAGCCACCTCGGTTTGCAGCACCACCGGCAGCCTTTTATTGAAACCGAAAGACAAACGGTTTAAATAATCCATAACACCCCGCCTTGAAATATACCTAAAAATACCGTCTGAAATGTTCAGATGGCCTCATCGCTTCGATACGGTTACTACGCCAGCCATTTCCATTTCGCCGTGCGCTTTACCATATGATAAGCCAGCCCCATCGACCATGAAAAAACAAAGCTTTCCACCCAGATGGCATCAATGGAATGCGCCGCGAACCAATCAGATAAAAAACGGTCGGCAATGTAATATTGCAAGCGCATCAAGATAAACATAAGGAAAACAAATAAAAAAAATTGCCGCCAGTTATTCATTTACCGCCTCTTCTTTCCTGTCGCGAATATCCCAAATACTTTAATGCCGCTTACCCCAGATACTGTACAGCGGCTCAAGCACCCACTCGTAAAGCTTTTTACGCTCGTGCAGAATATCTGCCTCCAACACCATGCCGATTTGCAGCGGCTTTTCTTCCCCGTATGCCTTAACCGTTTGCTTGGCCGGCTTTACCTTCACCCAATAAGCAGTCTCGTTTACCAATGCCGGATTGGAAAAAATCAAGCCCAAACCCGCCAACTGCCGTATTCGCCGAAACGATTCTGCTCTCGGCATGGCCGAACTTCTGATAAGGGAAAGCCTGATAGCGCAACACCACTTTGCCGGTCCAACGCTGCTTCTTCTCCACTAAAACTTCGGGGCGGAAAAAAGAATCACCCATACCGCCGCATTCCCCACGTTCGACCAAACATACTCTTTACGCACACCTTAAATAAAATCTTAAATAATAGTACTTTCCGATACACATTATTTTCAGGCGGCCTTTGTTTTGAGGCCGTCTGAAAATAACCAAACGGCAACTCTTGCTATTTACACCCAAACCGAAACAACCGTCCGCATTCCAATCAATGCCTATAATTCCTCCGCTTGCGGAAATCGACAAACACATATACAAGCAGCATGACGATTGCAGCCGCAATAACCGCCAAAACACCGGCCGAAGTTTCATTTCTCACTTCTTCCACCGCAATCATGGCTGTTAAAAGCGACAACAATAAGAATACAAGCAGATATTTCACTATCAAAAAAGCTTTTTCCAGCCTGCTGCCGACCATAATCTTTGAAAAAACCGCTTTCTCGAAACAATGTATATCCACCCAAGCAAGCAGCCCGCCGAGCAGCAACAAGCCGAGAGCCTCCGTATCATGAAAAACAATAACCGATACGGCAAGATATACCCCAATCGAAATATAAACGGCTCTTACGAGATACAACCACTTCTTATCCATATTTTCCACCTATTTCCTTTCCGTATTTCCCATACCGTTTTTGAAACCGTTCAAATACTGTCTGAAGCATCAGCAAGACTTCTCCTAATCAACCCTAGCCGTTTTATAAATTAGGTCTGCCTTTTTCAGACGGCCTTCATACTCAGGCCGTCTGAAAAACAAAATTCCCTTACGCTTACAGCAATTATTTTGTTTTATTTTTATTGCCGAAAACCCAGTTGAACGCCACGATTGCGGAAAAAAAGTGAATTCCGCCAACGCCTATATCCGAATCAGGCGGTATATCAAACCATGAATAAATATATATTTTCAAAAGAAATTTCAGCGGAATAGCAAGGGCAAAAAATACCGCAGCCGCCAAGCAGAGCTGTCCCGCCAACTTCATCAATTTCTGCATCAACATACCCGCCTTTCTTTATGGTTCTTTTTTAAATAAACATACAGGTAATACAGTAATACCGACAGAAAACCGCTTATGCCGTTTCTGCTTAAAGAAAAATGCTTACTTACAGGTATGCCGTCAAATCCGGTCAACCAATACAGCAAATCAAACAGACAAGGCATGCCGATGCCGATGCCGATAAACAATAATACCTTCCAATGTTTATATAGATTTTTAATGTTTAATTGCACGGCAATATCCTTTCATGCCTGATTTCTCCATACACAGTTAATTCACTTAATTTTAATAACACAACCGTCATACTCGGGCTTGACCCGAGTATCACCCAAACTTGCCGAAATTCAAGATACTCGGGTCAAGCCCGAGTATGACGAGTGTACTATTTTTAAGTTGATTGACTATAGTCGGCAGCATTTATCCCGTTTCAAGTTTACTTTTTGCATTTCAAAATAACGAAAAACACAATATTTGCAATCAATGCGCCGACGGCACTCGACAAACCCGCTCTACCTAATACTATGCCCTTATCGACAGAAATATCCTGAATATCAAACCAATAAAATACCAAGCCGCTTAAGGGTTGAAAAACAATGATTAAAACCAAAAGCAACTTCCAGTGCTTGAGCATATTGTTTAAATTGATTTGCATAGACATCCTTTCATAATATTACCCCGCTCCAACCCAACTTGTTTATCAGCCTGTTTTCAGACGGCCTTAGAATCAAGGCCGTCTGAAAATGCTGGAAAATAAGACGGAGCTATTTCATTCATAAAATAAGCTGCTTATCCTCCATAGTTACTTCCTGATTGATCATCGCCATTATTTCCTGACCTATCATGATAAAAGTAAACCAAATAAAAACTTCATTGTTTTGCCTTTGATAATAAACCCTGCTTTCAGACGGCATCTTTGCAAGTTCGAAAACCATAAACTATGGCGGATGAAACGGATAAAGTGGAATCGATAAAATAAAGGAATGGCAGGATATCTTTTGCCGTGGCAACAATATTTCAACAATAACCAATATTTCAACTATATTTGCAAGATACCCTACCGGCTTGTCCGCCAACGGCTTAAAAATTTGATATACTTAGAATCATTTTTTGCTAACACATACGGAATTTGACCAATGAAATTATCTGTTTTTACTTTGGCTGCCATCACCTCCATCGGCTTGGCCGCATGCAGCCAACAAGTTGAAACTTCAGTTCCTGCTTCCTCTGCAACTGCTTCCGCCCCTGCCGTCGAAAAACAATTACAAACCCTCACCGGCAAAGACGGCAAAGTAAGCGTTGTGATTCAAGGCAGCAGCTTTGAAGATGCTTCGCAAGACCCCAATGCACTCCCCGAAGGTATTACGGCGGAAGAGCTGACGCTGCTCCAACGCGACAACAACAGTGATATCACGTTATACGTTGTGAATCTCGGCACACCCAAAACCGATGCCAAAAGCTATTTCTCCAACCTGAAAACTGCATTGGAATCCACCCAAGGTTTGACCGAAGTGCAAGTCGGCGCCGCCACCGACACCCGCATGAATTACCGCTTTGCCCAAAACGACAACCAAGGCAATCTGCTGCGCGAGAGCTGCATTTCGATTTACGAAACCAATCTCTACAACGTCTGCGCCAGCAGCCCCACCGCTTCTGCGGAATCTTTGGCTGCCGTATTGAAAGAAGTGAATTTGGTTAAATAAACCGTCGTATCTTGCGGACGTTTAACGCTTAAGGCCGTCTGAAAAATGTTTGACGCAAACGATATACACATGATGCAAAACGCCCTCGCCCTCGCATGGCAAGGGCGTTTTTCAACATCACCCAATCCGCGCGTGGGCTGCGTGATTGCTCACGGCAGCCAAATTGTCGGACAAGGCTTCCACGTTCGTGTCGGAGAGCCGCACGCCGAAGTACATGCTTTGCGGCAAGCCGGCGCGATGGCACAAGGGGCAACAGCTTATGTAACGCTCGAACCGTGCAGCCACTACGGCCGCACACCGCCTTGCGCCAAAGCATTGATCGAATCGGGCGTATCGCGCGTGGTTGCTGCCATGACCGACCCCAACCCTCTGGTTGCAGGCAAAGGCTTGGCCATGCTGGAAGCGGCAGGCATCCGCACGCAAAGCGGTCTGCTCGAACAAGAAGCACGCGAACTGAACCGCGGTTTTCTTTCTCGTATCGAACGCGGCCGCCCGTTTGTACGCTTGAAATGTGCCGCCAGCCTTGATAGTAAAACCGCACTTTCAGACGGCCAAAGCCAATGGATCACCGGCGAAGAAGCCCGTGCCGACGTGCAGATACTCCGCGCAGAAAGTTGTGCCGTGATTACAGGCGTCGGCACGGTACGCGCCGACAATCCGCAACTCAACGTGCGCCGCTTCCCCACCCTGCGCCAACCTGCCCGCGTGATACTCGACAGCCGTCTGCAAACACCGCTCGACAGCAAGCTGATTCAAGACAGCGGCAGCCCGACTTTGATTGCCACCTTATCCAACAATGAAACTTTATTACAAAAATACACAAACCACACACATGTGCAAATCTTGAGGCCGTCTGAAAACAATGGCCGCATCGATCTGCATCATTTGTTGGCTTTATTGGCCGGGCAAGGCTATGGAGAAGTGATGGTGGAAGCCGGTGCTACACTGGCAGGCGCTTTCTTAGAAGCAGATTTGGTGGACGAAATCGTTTTGTATCAAGCCCCAAAAATACTCGGAAATCAGGCGCGGAGTTTATTTGACTTGAAAGAAAACGAGCAGGTTTTACACCACGCAAGCCGCTGGAAAATCATTTCATCCGAAATCATCGGCAGCGACATGAAAATGGTTTTGAAAATATAACTTATCTTATTGTAAATAATTTAAAATATAAGCCGATTAGTCTATAAACTTATATTTGAGATGAAAATTTTTGTAAACGGAATATGTAGCTATGCTTTTTTAATCTGCTTCCGAAGATAAAATCGGGATACGCCCACACTATTCTCCGTATATTACCAAGTAATCTTATTACTATTTTATTCAAGCATTTATTGAATCCCGTTTCTCCCGGCACATTTCTTATGCACGGGAGATTATTTTTATCTGCTTTCTTAGCATTCTTTATGGCGGCATCCGTATTTGTTGCCGTTATGTAAACTTTGCCCGGCGGCAAAAGATGTCGTGAAACCGATTAAATTTAATTTAGTCTCAATAAGCAATCTTTCTTTAATGTATGCCTTGATAAATTCAATCGGCATTGCATAATCCATTCCATCATCTTTACTAGAGACTATCTATGAAAAATACCACCATTCAGAAATTTGCCGATAAAACCGCCAAGATCGGTATTGTCGGCTTGGGTTATGTCGGCCTGCCGCTGATGTTGCGCTATGTCGATATCGGTTATCAAGTCTTAGGCTTTGATATTGATGAAGAAAAAGTAGAAAAACTGAACAACGGCGAGAGTTATATCGAGCATATTCCCGCCGGCAAAATTGCCGACGCGCGTAAAAACCTGTTTGAAGCCACCACCGATTTCACGCGTATCGGCGAAGTGGAAGCCGTGATTTTGTGCGTACCCACACCGCTCAACAAATACCGCGAACCGGACATGAGCTTCGTGATCGATACCACCGATGCGGTGAAACCTTATCTGCGCGCCGGTCAGGTATTGTCTTTGGAATCCACCACTTACCCCGGCACCACCGAAGAAGAGCTGCTGCCCCGCATCGAAGAAGGCGGCCTGAAAGTGGGCGAAAACGTATTCTTGGTTTACTCGCCCGAACGCGAAGACCCGGGCAATCCCGATTTTGAAACCCGCACCATTCCGAAAGTAATCGGCGGTCACACGCCTGCGTGTTTGGAAGTGGGTATCGCGCTTTACCAGCCCGCTATCGATAAAGTAGTGCCCGTCAGCTCCACCAAAGCGGCCGAGCTGACCAAACTGCTGGAAAACATCCACCGAGCCGTTAACATCGGCTTGGTTAACGAAATGAAAGTCGTGGCCGACAAAATGGACATCGATATCCACGAAGTCATCAATGCCGCGGCCACCAAACCGTTCGGCTTCGTTGCCTACTACCCCGGCCCGGGCTTGGGTGGCCACTGTATCCCCATCGATCCGTTCTACCTGACTTGGAAAGCCCGCGAATACGGCGTGAACACCCGTTTCATTGAATTGGCTGGCGAAGTAAACTCAGGTATGCCCGAATATGTGGTCAACAAAACCGCATTGGCGCTCAACGACCACCACCGCTCGATCAAAGGCAGCAAAATCTTGGTATTGGGTATTTCCTACAAGAAAAACGTGGACGACATGCGTGAAAGCCCGTCGGTAGAAATTATGGAATTGCTGCGCGATTTGGGCGCAGAAGTGGCATACTGCGACCCGCATGTGCCGGTGTTCCCGAAAATGCGCGAACACAAATTCGATTTGAAGAGCGAACCTTTCACCGCTGAAAACATTGCCCGCTTCGATTGCGTGGTGCTGACAACCGACCACGACAAATTCGATTACGACTTAATCAAACAGCACGCCAAATTGATTATCGACACACGCGGTAAATATTTGGGCAAATCCGATAACGTTGTTAAAGCATAAAGAGGCCGTCTGAATATGTTTGAAACCATCAAAGACCGTAAAATCAAATTTGCATTGGTCGGCTGCGGCCGCATTGCCAACAACCATTTCGGTTCGTTCGAAGCCTTGAAAGACCAATGCGAAATCGTCGGCGTGTGCGACATCGACCCCGCCAATCTACAAGCTGCCGTCGAGCGCACGGGTGCCAAAGGCTATGCTTCTTATACGGAAATGCTGGCAGACACCGATGCCGACATTATCGTGCTCACCTCGCCCTCCGGCCTGCACCCCGACCAAGCCGTGCAGGCTTTGGAAGCGGGTTTTCATGTGGTTACCGAAAAACCGATGGCCACCCGCCTGCACGACGGCGAACGCATGGTCAAAGCGGCCGACAAAGCCGGCAAACGCCTGTTTGTGGTGAAACAAAACCGCTTGAACGCCACTTTGCAGATGCTCAAACGCGCCGTAACCGAAAAACGCTTCGGCAAAATCTGCATGGTGCATTTGAATGTATTTTGGACGCGCCCGCAGTCTTATTACGACCAAGGCGGCGGCTGGCGCGGCACCTGGGAGCTGGACGGCGGCGCGTTTATGAATCAGGCCAGCCATTATGTCGATTTGATGGAATGGCTGATCGGCCCGGTGCAGGACGTGCAGGCGATGATTTCCACCCACCGCGACATCGAAGCGGAAGACACCGGCGTAATGAACATCCGCTGGCGCAACGGTGCGCTCGGCTCGATGGCCGTAACCATGTGCACTTACCCGAAAAACCTCGAAGGCTCGATTACCATTTTGGGCGAAACCGGCACGGTGCGCATCGGCGGCATGGCGGTGAACGAAATTCAGGAATGGAACTTTGCCGATTCGCGCGATTACGACCAGCAAGTGAAAACCGCCAACTACGAAACCACCTCGGTTTACGGTTTCGGCCATCCGCTCTATTACCGCAATGTGATCGACGTGATGCGCGGCGAAGCCGAACCGATTACCGACGGCCGCGAAGGATTGAAATCGCTGGAGCTGCTGATTGCCGCCTATCTCTCCGCCCGCGACAACAAAACCGTATCGCTGCCTTTGGTTTACTGATAAAGGCCGTCTGAAATGAAGATTGCAGTAGCAGGCGCAGGCATAGTCGGAGCGTGTACCGCTTGGGCTGCGGCACGGCGCGGACACAGCGTGGTGCTGTTTGAACAGCATACCGCCATGGCACACACCAGCCGATCGTCTTCCAAGCTGCTGCACGGCGGGTTGCGCTATCTCGAAACCGGCCAGTTTGCGCTGGTTAAAAAAGCCCTGCACGCCCGCCGCTTTTGGCTGGAACAGGCTCCGCACCTGTGCAGGCCGTTGGAGCTGCTGTTCCCGATTTACGCAGGCACGCTCCGCCCCAAATGGCAAATCGGCATCGGCACCAAACTCTACGATTTTCTTGCGGCGGGCAGCGGCTTTCCCCGCAGCTCGTGGCTGAATAAAACGGAAGTGCTGAACCGCTGCCCCGCCCTGCTTTCAGACGGCCTCAAGGGTGCGTTTTCCTTTTACGATGCCCAAATGGACGATTTCGCGCTTGGACAATGGGTGGTCGGCCAATGCCGTGATTTGGGCGTGGAAGTAGTCGAACACCGCAAAATCGAAACATTCGACAGCCTCGCCGGTTTCGACCGCATCGTCAACGCCACCGGCCCGTGGGCGATGGAACTGCGCGCACAACAAGGCGGCTCTCCCGCCTATACCATAGATTGGGTGCGCGGCAGCCATATCTTTACCGACCGCGAATGCACGCAGGCTTTGATGCTGCCGATTCCGCAGGAAAAACGGATTTTCTTCGTGCTGCCTTATCAGGGCAAAACCTTAATCGGCACCACTGAAGTCCGCCAACACCACCCCGAAGCGGAGAGGCCGTCTGAAGAAGAAACCGATTACCTGCTGGCCGCCTACAATGCCTATCACAGCGAAAAGCTCACGACACAAGACATCAGCGGCAGCTTTTCCGGCGTGCGCCCTTTGTTGAAAAGTGCCGCCAATCCCAGCGATGCTACCCGCGAATGGGCGTTCGAGCGCGTGGGCAATGTGCTGCACATCTACGGCGGCAAGTGGACGACCGCACAAATACAGGGCGAAGCCGCTTTGGAGGAATTATTGAAATGACCGACTACACCGTACACCCTTCCGCCATCGTTGACGACGGCGCGAAAATCGGCGCAGGCAGCCGCATCTGGCATTTCGTGCATATCTGCGGCGGAGCCGTTATCGGCAAAAACTGCTCGTTCGGGCAAAATGTTTTTGTGGGCAACCGCGTAACCATCGGCGACAACTGCAAAATCCAAAACAACGTATCTGTGTACGACAACGTGCATCTCGAAGAAGGCGTATTCTGCGGCCCCAGCATGGTGTTTACCAATGTGTACAACCCGCGCTCGCTGATCGAACGCAAAAGCGAATACCGCGACACGCTGGTTAAAAAAGGCGCGACTTTGGGCGCAAACTGCACCATCGTGTGCGGCATCACCATCGGCCGTTTCGCCTTTATCGGCGCGGGTGCAGTGGTGAACAAAGACGTGCCCGATTACGCCCTGATGGTCGGCGTGCCCGCCCGCCAAATCGGTTGGATGAGCGAATACGGCGAACAGCTCGACCTGCCCGTGCACGGCAGCGGCAAAGCAAGCTGTTCCCACACCGGAGCCGTTTATACGCTTTCAGACGGCCTCTTAACCAAATCAGAATAATATTAAGGAAACCATCATGCAATTTATCGACCTCGCCGCACAACAAGCCCGAATCAAAGACCAAATCGATGCCAACATCCAAAAAGTGCTGGCACACGGCGGCTATATCCTCGGCCCCGAAGTCGCCGAATTGGAAGAACAGCTCAAAGCCTATTGCGGCGCACAATACTGCATTACCTGCGCCAACGGTACCGACGCACTGCAAATCGCGCTGATGGCCTTGGGCGTGCAGGCCGGCGACGAAGTGATTACCCCCGGCTTTACCTACATCGCCACCGCCGAAACCGTGGCCCTGCTCGGTGCCAAACCCGTGTATGTCGATATCGACGAG
It encodes:
- a CDS encoding acyltransferase, which codes for MTDYTVHPSAIVDDGAKIGAGSRIWHFVHICGGAVIGKNCSFGQNVFVGNRVTIGDNCKIQNNVSVYDNVHLEEGVFCGPSMVFTNVYNPRSLIERKSEYRDTLVKKGATLGANCTIVCGITIGRFAFIGAGAVVNKDVPDYALMVGVPARQIGWMSEYGEQLDLPVHGSGKASCSHTGAVYTLSDGLLTKSE
- a CDS encoding cytochrome C: MKLSVFTLAAITSIGLAACSQQVETSVPASSATASAPAVEKQLQTLTGKDGKVSVVIQGSSFEDASQDPNALPEGITAEELTLLQRDNNSDITLYVVNLGTPKTDAKSYFSNLKTALESTQGLTEVQVGAATDTRMNYRFAQNDNQGNLLRESCISIYETNLYNVCASSPTASAESLAAVLKEVNLVK
- a CDS encoding glycerol-3-phosphate dehydrogenase/oxidase gives rise to the protein MKIAVAGAGIVGACTAWAAARRGHSVVLFEQHTAMAHTSRSSSKLLHGGLRYLETGQFALVKKALHARRFWLEQAPHLCRPLELLFPIYAGTLRPKWQIGIGTKLYDFLAAGSGFPRSSWLNKTEVLNRCPALLSDGLKGAFSFYDAQMDDFALGQWVVGQCRDLGVEVVEHRKIETFDSLAGFDRIVNATGPWAMELRAQQGGSPAYTIDWVRGSHIFTDRECTQALMLPIPQEKRIFFVLPYQGKTLIGTTEVRQHHPEAERPSEEETDYLLAAYNAYHSEKLTTQDISGSFSGVRPLLKSAANPSDATREWAFERVGNVLHIYGGKWTTAQIQGEAALEELLK
- the ribD gene encoding bifunctional diaminohydroxyphosphoribosylaminopyrimidine deaminase/5-amino-6-(5-phosphoribosylamino)uracil reductase RibD codes for the protein MFDANDIHMMQNALALAWQGRFSTSPNPRVGCVIAHGSQIVGQGFHVRVGEPHAEVHALRQAGAMAQGATAYVTLEPCSHYGRTPPCAKALIESGVSRVVAAMTDPNPLVAGKGLAMLEAAGIRTQSGLLEQEARELNRGFLSRIERGRPFVRLKCAASLDSKTALSDGQSQWITGEEARADVQILRAESCAVITGVGTVRADNPQLNVRRFPTLRQPARVILDSRLQTPLDSKLIQDSGSPTLIATLSNNETLLQKYTNHTHVQILRPSENNGRIDLHHLLALLAGQGYGEVMVEAGATLAGAFLEADLVDEIVLYQAPKILGNQARSLFDLKENEQVLHHASRWKIISSEIIGSDMKMVLKI
- a CDS encoding Gfo/Idh/MocA family protein, encoding MFETIKDRKIKFALVGCGRIANNHFGSFEALKDQCEIVGVCDIDPANLQAAVERTGAKGYASYTEMLADTDADIIVLTSPSGLHPDQAVQALEAGFHVVTEKPMATRLHDGERMVKAADKAGKRLFVVKQNRLNATLQMLKRAVTEKRFGKICMVHLNVFWTRPQSYYDQGGGWRGTWELDGGAFMNQASHYVDLMEWLIGPVQDVQAMISTHRDIEAEDTGVMNIRWRNGALGSMAVTMCTYPKNLEGSITILGETGTVRIGGMAVNEIQEWNFADSRDYDQQVKTANYETTSVYGFGHPLYYRNVIDVMRGEAEPITDGREGLKSLELLIAAYLSARDNKTVSLPLVY
- a CDS encoding nucleotide sugar dehydrogenase, which gives rise to MKNTTIQKFADKTAKIGIVGLGYVGLPLMLRYVDIGYQVLGFDIDEEKVEKLNNGESYIEHIPAGKIADARKNLFEATTDFTRIGEVEAVILCVPTPLNKYREPDMSFVIDTTDAVKPYLRAGQVLSLESTTYPGTTEEELLPRIEEGGLKVGENVFLVYSPEREDPGNPDFETRTIPKVIGGHTPACLEVGIALYQPAIDKVVPVSSTKAAELTKLLENIHRAVNIGLVNEMKVVADKMDIDIHEVINAAATKPFGFVAYYPGPGLGGHCIPIDPFYLTWKAREYGVNTRFIELAGEVNSGMPEYVVNKTALALNDHHRSIKGSKILVLGISYKKNVDDMRESPSVEIMELLRDLGAEVAYCDPHVPVFPKMREHKFDLKSEPFTAENIARFDCVVLTTDHDKFDYDLIKQHAKLIIDTRGKYLGKSDNVVKA